Proteins from a genomic interval of Brachybacterium vulturis:
- a CDS encoding LacI family DNA-binding transcriptional regulator — protein sequence MAEKRVTIYDVAKAAGVAPSTVSRAFSRPGRVSAATHATVMDAAKALDYRTVAPAAQERGERHHRLGIEVPDLTNPYFAELVSGMQEAAHEQGFLLLLLDTVEDETRERSSLESAINVVDGIVLAGTRLSDATLNHLTKRIPVVVLNRRVAGLDSVTPDFSNGMGQALEHLAENGIRTVTYVSGPVNSWSDGERWRAARVAARQHDLQIQRHGPFAPTTAGGEQAFEELRDSLPHAVVCYNDLVAFGFLISALRAGIRVPGELSVMGHDDIQLSRLVGGGLTTVVSPKRAQGRAAVERLVRRIENPSAHRTPVEGSLPVRLVPRGTTGPREPGR from the coding sequence ATGGCCGAGAAGCGCGTGACGATCTACGACGTCGCCAAGGCCGCCGGGGTCGCCCCGTCGACCGTGTCCCGCGCCTTCTCCCGGCCCGGACGGGTCAGCGCCGCGACGCACGCCACGGTGATGGACGCCGCCAAGGCGCTGGACTACCGCACCGTCGCCCCCGCCGCCCAGGAGCGCGGGGAGCGCCACCACCGCCTCGGGATCGAGGTCCCCGACCTCACCAACCCCTATTTCGCCGAACTCGTCTCCGGCATGCAGGAAGCCGCGCACGAGCAGGGCTTCCTGCTGCTCCTGCTGGACACCGTCGAGGATGAGACCCGCGAGCGCTCGAGCCTGGAGAGCGCCATCAACGTGGTCGACGGGATCGTGCTGGCCGGCACCCGCCTCTCCGACGCCACGCTGAACCATCTCACCAAGCGCATCCCGGTGGTGGTGCTGAACCGGCGCGTCGCCGGCCTGGACTCGGTGACCCCCGATTTCTCGAACGGGATGGGGCAGGCGCTCGAGCACCTCGCCGAGAACGGGATCCGCACCGTCACCTACGTCTCCGGCCCGGTCAACTCGTGGTCCGACGGGGAGCGCTGGCGCGCGGCCCGCGTCGCCGCCCGGCAGCACGATCTGCAGATCCAGCGCCACGGCCCCTTCGCTCCCACCACCGCGGGCGGCGAACAGGCCTTCGAGGAGCTGCGTGACTCCCTCCCGCACGCCGTGGTCTGCTACAACGACCTGGTCGCCTTCGGCTTCCTGATCTCCGCGCTGCGTGCCGGGATCCGGGTGCCGGGGGAGCTGTCGGTGATGGGGCACGACGACATCCAGCTCTCCCGGCTGGTCGGCGGCGGGCTCACCACCGTGGTCAGCCCCAAGCGGGCCCAGGGCCGGGCCGCCGTCGAGCGCCTGGTGCGCCGGATCGAGAACCCTTCGGCGCACCGCACTCCGGTCGAGGGTTCCCTGCCGGTGCGGCTGGTGCCGCGCGGCACCACCGGGCCCCGCGAACCCGGCCGCTGA
- the uxaC gene encoding glucuronate isomerase, translating into MSNDAFVPHPDRLLPADPAVREIARGLYELEKDQPIVSPHGHVDPRLLLEDEPFRDPTSLFITPDHYVNRLMHARGVDLADLGVGQGPLDEKASRRAWHLLAEHWHAYAGTPSRYWMEHEFFEVFGLETVLNPRTADAMYDALCAKLAQPEFRPRALFDQFQISVLATTDDPVDDLAPHAALAADPSFTGRVLPTFRPDRYLEPARADFRALTDALGEAAGVEAGSYDGHLEAMRARRLYFRDHGAVSSDHSHIDPGTARLSIEDARRLYSAARDGAIGADEAVALRRHLLADQARLAAEDGLVMTLHPGVSRNHSEAMSERFGADVGFDIPVAVDYVHHLRPMLNDVGHSPNFRTVLFTIDETVLSREIAPLAGVYPSVFAGAPWWFIDAPDAILRYRRAVSETIGFSRTSGFIDDTRAFCSIPARHDMSRRLDASHLAGLVAEHRIRLEDAQELVVTLPAQQPREVFRLGAAGEEN; encoded by the coding sequence ATGAGCAACGACGCCTTCGTGCCGCACCCGGACAGACTCCTTCCCGCCGATCCCGCCGTGCGCGAGATCGCCCGCGGGCTCTACGAGCTCGAGAAGGACCAGCCGATCGTCTCGCCCCACGGGCATGTCGACCCCCGGCTGCTGCTCGAGGACGAGCCCTTCCGCGACCCGACCTCGCTGTTCATCACCCCGGACCACTACGTCAACCGCCTGATGCACGCCCGCGGCGTGGACCTCGCGGATCTGGGCGTGGGCCAGGGGCCGTTGGACGAGAAGGCCTCCCGCCGGGCCTGGCACCTGCTGGCCGAGCACTGGCACGCCTACGCCGGCACCCCGTCCCGCTACTGGATGGAGCACGAGTTCTTCGAGGTCTTCGGCCTCGAGACCGTGCTGAACCCCCGCACCGCCGACGCGATGTACGACGCGCTCTGCGCGAAGCTCGCCCAGCCCGAGTTCCGCCCCCGCGCGCTGTTCGACCAGTTCCAGATCTCCGTCCTGGCGACCACCGACGACCCCGTCGACGACCTGGCCCCGCATGCCGCGCTCGCCGCGGATCCGTCCTTCACCGGGCGGGTCCTCCCCACCTTCCGCCCGGACAGGTACCTCGAGCCCGCCCGCGCGGACTTCCGCGCGCTGACCGACGCCCTCGGCGAGGCCGCCGGGGTCGAGGCCGGCAGCTACGACGGCCACCTCGAGGCGATGCGCGCCCGCCGCCTGTACTTCCGCGACCACGGCGCCGTCTCCTCCGATCACTCGCACATCGACCCGGGCACCGCCCGGCTGAGCATCGAGGACGCCCGCCGCCTCTATTCCGCCGCCCGCGACGGGGCGATCGGGGCCGACGAGGCGGTGGCTCTGCGCCGTCACCTGCTCGCCGATCAGGCCCGGCTGGCCGCCGAGGACGGCCTGGTCATGACCCTCCACCCGGGCGTCTCCCGCAACCACTCCGAGGCGATGTCCGAGAGGTTCGGCGCCGATGTCGGCTTCGACATCCCGGTCGCGGTCGACTACGTCCACCACCTGCGGCCGATGCTCAACGACGTGGGTCACTCCCCGAACTTCCGCACCGTGCTGTTCACGATCGACGAGACCGTGCTCTCGCGCGAGATCGCGCCGCTGGCCGGCGTGTACCCCTCGGTCTTCGCCGGGGCACCCTGGTGGTTCATCGACGCCCCCGATGCGATCCTGCGCTACCGCCGGGCGGTCTCCGAGACCATCGGTTTCAGCCGGACCAGCGGTTTCATCGACGACACCCGCGCCTTCTGCTCCATCCCGGCGCGTCACGACATGTCCCGACGCCTGGACGCCTCGCACCTCGCCGGACTGGTCGCCGAGCACCGGATCCGTCTCGAGGACGCCCAGGAGCTCGTGGTCACCCTGCCCGCTCAGCAGCCGCGCGAGGTCTTCCGCCTCGGCGCCGCAGGAGAGGAGAACTGA
- a CDS encoding mannitol dehydrogenase family protein gives MHTPSPSDVGRLVHLGIGNFARAHTLHHTEVAGGWSVVAFTGRSAEMADALNAQGGRYGLVVRGREQDEVSLVEVIDEVFPASDVDALVRLLADPFTAVVTLTITEKGYAAGSDPALSAPARLALGLKARREAGVTEPIALVSCDNLTGNGEVLRTAVLAELDEETAAWFADHVDVVSSMVDRITPSADEQAADIVLARTGLADSVPVVTEPFSEWVLEDSFRGRRPEWEKAGAQLTDDLEVHELRKLRLLNGAHTLMAYAGQIAGLQRVDEAIGHREVRALVEQLWSEARATLPLPAAELDAYTAALEERFRNPRLADNLIRIAADGSVKLPVRALPVIAESGGPAQAPGEVAAVAAWTAWVTERVRGGHEVQDPKAEQIAAAAALPGDTERVTALLALLDVAAEDPLVIAVATEEKRLPRP, from the coding sequence ATGCACACCCCCAGCCCCTCCGACGTGGGCCGTCTGGTCCACCTCGGCATCGGCAACTTCGCCCGCGCCCACACCCTGCACCACACCGAGGTGGCCGGCGGCTGGTCCGTGGTGGCCTTCACCGGCCGCTCCGCCGAGATGGCCGATGCCCTGAACGCGCAGGGAGGCCGGTACGGCCTGGTCGTCCGGGGCCGGGAGCAGGACGAGGTCAGCCTCGTCGAGGTCATCGACGAGGTGTTCCCCGCCTCCGACGTCGACGCCCTGGTGCGCCTGCTCGCGGACCCCTTCACCGCGGTGGTCACGCTGACCATCACCGAGAAGGGCTACGCGGCCGGCAGCGATCCTGCCCTCTCCGCCCCCGCCCGCCTCGCGCTGGGTCTGAAGGCCCGCCGCGAGGCCGGGGTCACCGAGCCGATCGCCCTGGTCTCCTGCGACAACCTCACCGGCAACGGGGAGGTGCTGCGCACGGCCGTCCTCGCCGAGCTCGACGAGGAGACGGCCGCCTGGTTCGCGGATCATGTGGACGTGGTCTCCTCCATGGTCGACCGGATCACGCCCTCGGCCGACGAGCAGGCCGCGGACATCGTCCTGGCGCGGACCGGGCTCGCCGACAGCGTCCCGGTGGTCACCGAGCCCTTCTCCGAGTGGGTCCTGGAGGACAGCTTCCGCGGCCGCCGTCCCGAGTGGGAGAAGGCCGGAGCACAGCTGACCGACGACCTCGAAGTGCACGAGCTGCGCAAGCTGCGCCTGCTCAACGGCGCCCACACCCTGATGGCCTATGCCGGCCAGATCGCCGGCCTCCAGCGCGTGGACGAGGCGATCGGCCACCGCGAGGTGCGGGCCCTGGTCGAGCAGCTGTGGTCCGAGGCCCGCGCCACGCTGCCGCTGCCCGCCGCCGAGCTGGACGCCTACACGGCGGCCCTCGAGGAGCGCTTCCGCAACCCGCGCCTGGCCGACAACCTGATCCGCATCGCCGCCGACGGCTCCGTGAAGCTGCCGGTGCGCGCCCTGCCCGTGATCGCCGAGAGCGGCGGGCCGGCGCAGGCGCCCGGCGAGGTCGCGGCCGTGGCCGCCTGGACCGCCTGGGTCACCGAGCGCGTGCGCGGCGGTCACGAGGTGCAGGACCCGAAGGCCGAGCAGATCGCCGCGGCCGCCGCGCTGCCGGGAGACACCGAGCGTGTCACCGCGCTGCTCGCCCTGCTCGACGTGGCCGCCGAGGACCCGCTGGTCATCGCCGTCGCCACCGAGGAGAAGCGCCTCCCCCGCCCCTGA
- a CDS encoding gluconokinase: MPRFHVPAEDAQGPLVVGIDIGSGGTRTAVYDVSGREVGALHHKETHAFTVGDDGTSTLDADQVVEEIRTSLAAVLTAAPLPGQVRAIGVDTFASSLVAVDAEGAALTPCITYADTRCLAQVERLAASLDVDGLHERTGARLHSSYTAPRLAWLRETRPDVFDRTERFMALGEYVASQLLGTAALGTASAAWSGMIDRRTGQYVPELLEAVGVDVSALGPALDPSDALPVDGTPLAAEFPQLKDAVWLPVIGDGLAANLGIGALGEGTWGISTATSGAIRQLLSTEIPSLPSGLWAYRVDQQRTLVGSAMSDCGRVLDWCRHELQMPSDVAKTDTTALFSAPVSAGTPLVVPFFSGERGTKWRGSSRALFANIGASTTWEDMLRGAMEGVALSFLRIADQMREAGGEPERIVLSGGMTGAIPGWLHLLSDALGMPIDHVAVSRSTMRGAAVLALEQAAPGTSVAEAPVLTHVEPVAAHQDYYRERLERFEKLADLA, from the coding sequence ATGCCCCGATTCCACGTCCCGGCCGAGGATGCCCAGGGACCGCTCGTGGTCGGGATCGACATCGGCTCCGGCGGCACCCGCACCGCGGTCTACGACGTCTCCGGTCGCGAGGTCGGCGCGCTCCACCACAAGGAGACCCACGCGTTCACCGTCGGCGACGACGGCACCAGCACCCTCGACGCCGATCAGGTCGTCGAGGAGATCCGCACCTCGCTGGCCGCGGTGCTCACCGCCGCCCCGCTGCCCGGGCAGGTGCGTGCGATCGGCGTCGACACCTTCGCCTCCTCGCTGGTCGCGGTCGACGCGGAGGGCGCGGCGCTGACCCCCTGCATCACCTATGCGGACACCCGCTGCCTTGCTCAGGTGGAGCGCCTCGCGGCGAGCCTCGACGTGGACGGCCTCCACGAGCGCACCGGCGCACGCCTGCACTCCTCCTACACCGCGCCGCGCCTGGCGTGGCTGCGCGAGACCCGGCCCGACGTCTTCGACCGCACCGAGCGCTTCATGGCCCTCGGCGAGTACGTGGCCTCCCAGCTGCTGGGCACCGCGGCGCTGGGTACCGCCTCGGCCGCCTGGTCCGGCATGATCGACCGCCGCACCGGGCAGTACGTGCCCGAGCTGCTCGAGGCCGTGGGGGTGGACGTCTCCGCGCTGGGCCCGGCACTGGACCCCTCCGACGCGCTGCCGGTCGACGGCACCCCGCTGGCTGCGGAGTTCCCGCAGCTGAAGGATGCCGTGTGGCTGCCGGTGATCGGTGACGGCCTCGCCGCGAACCTCGGCATCGGTGCGCTCGGCGAGGGCACCTGGGGCATCTCCACCGCCACCTCCGGAGCGATCCGCCAGCTGCTCTCCACCGAGATCCCCTCGCTGCCCAGCGGGCTGTGGGCCTATCGCGTGGATCAGCAGCGCACCCTCGTCGGCTCCGCCATGAGCGACTGCGGCCGCGTGCTGGACTGGTGCCGCCACGAGCTGCAGATGCCCTCCGACGTCGCCAAGACGGACACCACCGCCCTGTTCTCCGCCCCGGTCTCCGCCGGGACGCCGCTGGTGGTCCCCTTCTTCTCCGGGGAGCGGGGCACCAAGTGGCGGGGCAGCTCACGGGCCCTGTTCGCGAACATCGGTGCGTCCACCACCTGGGAGGACATGCTGCGCGGGGCGATGGAGGGTGTGGCCCTGTCGTTCCTGCGGATCGCCGATCAGATGCGCGAGGCCGGCGGCGAGCCGGAGCGGATCGTGCTCTCCGGTGGCATGACAGGGGCGATCCCGGGCTGGCTGCATCTGCTCTCGGACGCGCTCGGCATGCCCATCGACCATGTCGCGGTCTCCCGTTCGACGATGCGCGGCGCCGCTGTGCTGGCCCTCGAGCAGGCCGCGCCCGGAACGTCCGTCGCCGAGGCGCCGGTGCTGACCCACGTGGAGCCCGTCGCGGCCCATCAGGACTACTACCGCGAGCGCCTCGAGCGCTTCGAGAAGCTCGCCGACCTGGCCTGA
- a CDS encoding Dyp-type peroxidase: protein MTASDSSAPRPGRRQLLRAGSLGAGALGVSAASIGLDRTWGGRGAAAAPPSTAPPLHGGETVPFHGEHQAGIETPAPADATFVGLDLREEVDREGVLRLLRLLTDDAARLTRGEPALADTEPELAMAPAALTVTVGFGRGLMERAERAAPSWLEPLPAFGIDELREEFTGGDLLLQVAAEDPVTVSHAVRMLLKDARAFTRVRWVQPGFRRSPGTVAPGATMRNLFGQLDGSANPTTGTPHFSRVVWIEEGPFAGGTSMVIRRIRMDLDGWDEVDRSAREQSIGTRLDDGAPLSGGTETSDPDFEQVSANGFPVIGEFSHLRRARGVDEGEHQEIFRRPYNFDLAPPPGSGSLSESGQVFVSFQADLRGQFLPIQQRLDTLDLLNQWTTPIGSAVFAIPPGCAEGEHIGESVLR, encoded by the coding sequence ATGACCGCCTCGGACTCCTCCGCCCCCAGACCCGGCCGGCGCCAGCTGCTGCGGGCCGGATCCCTCGGTGCGGGCGCCCTCGGCGTGAGCGCCGCGTCCATCGGCCTGGACCGCACATGGGGTGGTCGCGGCGCGGCCGCGGCTCCCCCCTCGACCGCGCCACCGCTGCACGGAGGCGAGACCGTCCCGTTCCACGGCGAGCACCAGGCGGGGATCGAGACCCCCGCCCCGGCGGATGCCACGTTCGTGGGCCTGGACCTGCGGGAGGAGGTGGACCGTGAGGGGGTGCTGCGACTGCTGCGGCTGCTCACCGACGACGCCGCCCGCCTCACCCGCGGCGAGCCGGCGCTCGCGGACACGGAGCCGGAGCTGGCGATGGCTCCGGCCGCGCTCACCGTGACCGTCGGCTTCGGGCGCGGTCTCATGGAGCGTGCCGAGCGGGCGGCCCCGTCGTGGCTGGAGCCGCTGCCGGCCTTCGGGATCGACGAGCTCCGGGAGGAGTTCACCGGCGGCGACCTCCTGCTGCAGGTCGCGGCGGAGGACCCGGTCACCGTCTCCCATGCGGTGCGGATGCTGCTCAAGGACGCCCGGGCCTTCACCCGGGTGCGCTGGGTGCAGCCGGGATTCCGACGCTCACCGGGGACGGTCGCGCCCGGCGCCACCATGCGGAACCTCTTCGGGCAGCTCGACGGCAGCGCGAACCCCACCACCGGGACTCCTCACTTCTCCCGCGTGGTGTGGATCGAGGAGGGTCCCTTCGCCGGCGGCACCTCGATGGTGATCCGTCGGATCCGGATGGACCTGGACGGGTGGGACGAGGTGGACCGCAGCGCGCGGGAGCAGTCCATCGGCACCCGGCTCGACGACGGCGCACCGCTGAGCGGCGGCACGGAGACCTCCGACCCCGACTTCGAGCAGGTCTCCGCGAACGGGTTCCCGGTGATCGGGGAGTTCTCCCATCTGCGGCGGGCCCGCGGCGTCGACGAGGGCGAGCATCAGGAGATCTTCCGTCGGCCGTACAACTTTGACCTCGCGCCGCCGCCGGGCAGCGGTTCGCTCTCCGAGTCCGGGCAGGTCTTCGTGTCCTTCCAGGCCGATCTGCGGGGCCAGTTCCTGCCGATCCAGCAGCGGCTGGACACGCTGGATCTGCTGAACCAGTGGACCACTCCGATCGGCTCGGCGGTGTTCGCGATACCGCCCGGCTGCGCGGAGGGCGAGCACATCGGGGAGTCGGTGCTGCGGTGA
- a CDS encoding copper chaperone PCu(A)C: MPRTTPLHPAPSPAEVQPSASAAPPLVGARLPRRAALAALLLPLTACAAEPEPATGAGSAADAPAPGADSAAEEDAVTVAEAWVKAAEEHMTSAFGILRNDTDTDLVLRGARTDASARVELHETASDGSGGMSMQEKEGGFPLPAGEELILEPGGNHLMLMEIAAPLLPGDEVELILEFEDGTEHPFTATVKDFAGAQEHYEPEGSTGTGASDGGGEHAAEHEDDE; the protein is encoded by the coding sequence ATGCCCCGCACGACCCCTCTGCACCCCGCCCCCTCACCCGCGGAGGTCCAGCCCTCCGCCTCCGCCGCCCCGCCGCTGGTCGGTGCCCGTCTCCCTCGGCGTGCTGCGCTCGCGGCGCTGCTGCTCCCCCTGACCGCCTGCGCCGCGGAGCCGGAGCCGGCCACCGGTGCCGGGTCCGCGGCGGACGCTCCCGCCCCCGGCGCCGACAGTGCCGCCGAGGAGGACGCCGTCACGGTCGCCGAAGCCTGGGTCAAGGCCGCCGAGGAGCACATGACCTCCGCCTTCGGCATCCTCCGCAACGACACCGACACGGACCTCGTGCTGCGTGGGGCGCGCACCGATGCCAGCGCCCGGGTGGAGCTCCACGAGACCGCCTCCGACGGCTCGGGCGGCATGAGCATGCAGGAGAAGGAGGGTGGCTTCCCGCTGCCCGCCGGTGAGGAGCTGATCCTCGAACCCGGGGGGAACCACCTCATGCTCATGGAGATCGCCGCGCCCCTGCTCCCCGGGGACGAGGTGGAGCTGATCCTGGAGTTCGAGGACGGCACCGAGCATCCGTTCACGGCCACCGTGAAGGACTTCGCGGGTGCGCAGGAGCACTACGAGCCCGAGGGCTCGACGGGAACAGGTGCCTCCGACGGCGGCGGCGAGCACGCGGCCGAGCACGAGGACGACGAATGA
- a CDS encoding universal stress protein, with protein sequence MHDDGSTPQSPVPADPGARPLGVLVGFDGSDQSVRALFYAARAARRLGSPLTVVTAFTVPSLAYADASLTPAVPVEVARLAAAQEQLEEAREHLRGFPGEVDLRTAQGDAAGVLVEMSARARLAVVGARGRGGFFGRLLGSVSSALPAHAHCPTIVVPRQYEVGTESGVARFTPRDERTPVVVGVDGSATSRLTVRHAVVAARTRNAPLHLLMVMSSLEDWGGASMAWLPDPELLERHRSELGEQLEADAAALRTEHPDLAITSQAVLAEPVAALLEQTAGAQLTVLGTRGHGRLASTLLGSVSQAVLQRAEGPVMVVPPRGAETGV encoded by the coding sequence ATGCACGACGACGGCTCCACCCCTCAGTCCCCGGTCCCCGCGGACCCGGGCGCCCGACCGCTCGGCGTGCTGGTCGGCTTCGACGGCTCGGACCAGTCCGTCCGGGCGCTGTTCTACGCGGCGCGCGCCGCACGTCGGCTCGGCAGCCCGCTCACCGTCGTCACCGCCTTCACGGTGCCGAGCCTCGCCTACGCCGATGCCTCGCTGACCCCCGCCGTCCCCGTGGAGGTCGCCCGCCTGGCCGCCGCCCAGGAGCAGCTCGAGGAAGCTCGCGAGCACCTGCGCGGATTCCCCGGCGAGGTCGACCTGCGCACCGCACAGGGCGACGCCGCCGGCGTGCTGGTGGAGATGTCCGCACGGGCCCGGCTCGCAGTGGTCGGAGCGCGCGGCCGCGGAGGCTTCTTCGGCCGTCTGCTCGGCTCCGTCTCCTCGGCGCTGCCGGCGCACGCGCACTGCCCCACCATCGTCGTCCCGCGCCAGTACGAGGTGGGCACGGAGTCAGGAGTCGCACGCTTCACCCCGCGGGACGAGCGCACCCCGGTGGTGGTCGGCGTGGACGGCTCGGCCACCAGCCGCCTCACCGTGCGCCACGCCGTCGTCGCCGCCCGCACCCGGAACGCGCCGCTGCACCTGCTGATGGTGATGTCCTCGCTCGAGGACTGGGGCGGTGCCTCCATGGCCTGGCTGCCCGACCCGGAGCTGCTGGAGCGTCACCGGAGCGAGCTCGGCGAACAGCTCGAGGCTGATGCGGCGGCGCTGCGGACCGAGCACCCGGACCTCGCGATCACCAGCCAGGCGGTGCTGGCCGAGCCGGTCGCCGCCCTGCTCGAGCAGACCGCGGGCGCCCAGCTCACGGTGCTCGGGACGCGGGGACACGGCCGGTTGGCCAGCACCCTGCTGGGCTCGGTCTCCCAGGCCGTGCTCCAGCGCGCCGAGGGCCCGGTGATGGTGGTCCCGCCGCGGGGCGCGGAGACCGGGGTCTGA
- a CDS encoding DUF1905 domain-containing protein encodes MDLSFSATTVEWRGPAPFVFAPVPEEEADAIAAIAPAATYGWGCIPAAVRIGDTDFTTSLFPRDGGYLVPVKVAVQRAEQIGVGDRVAVSLHIEAR; translated from the coding sequence ATGGACCTGTCCTTCAGCGCGACCACCGTGGAGTGGCGCGGGCCGGCGCCCTTCGTCTTCGCCCCCGTGCCCGAGGAGGAGGCCGACGCGATCGCGGCGATCGCTCCCGCGGCCACCTACGGCTGGGGCTGCATCCCGGCAGCCGTCCGCATCGGGGACACGGATTTCACCACCTCTCTCTTCCCCCGTGACGGCGGGTACCTGGTGCCGGTGAAGGTCGCGGTCCAGCGTGCCGAGCAGATCGGGGTGGGGGACCGGGTGGCGGTGTCGCTGCACATCGAGGCGCGCTGA